One Megalops cyprinoides isolate fMegCyp1 chromosome 17, fMegCyp1.pri, whole genome shotgun sequence DNA window includes the following coding sequences:
- the enpp1 gene encoding LOW QUALITY PROTEIN: ectonucleotide pyrophosphatase/phosphodiesterase family member 1 (The sequence of the model RefSeq protein was modified relative to this genomic sequence to represent the inferred CDS: substituted 1 base at 1 genomic stop codon) yields the protein MEGQNKGKEAAKGDEHSTEQAATLLGSSGADKQNKRADSVHRRKSNKRRILVGVLLLCLLIVVLAVVFALKQRSSAPEEYGVWVEDQCEDMETSQCPAGFSKPPVILVSMDGFRAGYLKDHGNLLPVISKLKNCGTSTPYMRPAYPTKTFPNHYTIVTGLYPESHGIVDNKMYDVRRNASFTLKGEEKFNPDWYQGQPIWVTAKKSRLKSGTFFWPGSDVKIEGLTPDIYEVYDKSTTFEKRVSTILEWLDMKEDERPDFYTLYFEEPDSSGHKFGPVSSQVKEALRRVDELMGKLMDGLKKRKLHKCVNLVLLSDHGMEEATCDKAVYVSKYQSNTNDFTVIPGPAARIRPKKLPEEFFSFDYEGLVKNLSCRDPDQPMRPFLKEHLPKRLHFANNVRIERGHLYMKSQWQAALTSSDVKYCKGGFHGSDNVFRNMQSVFIGYGPGFNSKMVVPPFENIEVYNLLCDLLDITPAPNNGTHGSLNHILRRPVYSPVFPAEQSPPSPCVAGGPLVTDTLGCGCSSLSKVQEEEMNRQLSSSKXTAKPLHSPYGIPRVLQKNANNCILYHSQYISGYSRDTLMPLWVAYTIPPLNGVPPLRPETEGCVRADVRIPATASQTCRRYKNDTSLSFGFLHPPNLGSSDKESESLITSNLAPMFPAFKAVWTHVHDVLLVKYSQERNGVNVMSGPVFDRNYDGNYDVMGTAKQNEAPVPTHFFVILTSCKNASLSPNECKGPLEATSYILPHRPDTTETCASGSDFQWVPEWMQFHVARVRDIELLTGLSFYHDRLSVPETLQLKTFLQTF from the exons AATATGGCGTCTGGGTGGAGGACCAATGCGAAGACATGGAGACTTCACAGTGTCCAGCTGG TTTCTCCAAACCCCCTGTCATCTTGGTATCAATGGATGGTTTCCGAGCCGGGTATTTAAAGGATCATGGCAATTTGCTTCCAGTAATCAGTAAATTAA aaaattgtGGAACCTCTACTCCTTACATGCGTCCTGCCTATCCTACAAAGACCTTCCCTAACCACTACACCATTGTGACG GGCCTTTATCCAGAATCCCATGGCATTGTGGACAACAAGATGTACGACGTCAGACGCAATGCTTCCTTTACACTTAAAGGGGAAGAAAAGTTCAACCCAGATTGGTACCAAGGGCAGCCA ATCTGGGTCACAGCCAAGAAGAGTAGACTGAAGTCTGGAACATTCTTCTGGCCTGGGTCAGACGTAAAGATTGAGGGGCTGACCCCAGATATCTACGAAGTCTATGACAA GTCTACCACATTTGAGAAGAGAGTCTCAACCATACTTGAATGGCTTGATATGAAAGAAGACGAaag GCCAGATTTCTACACTCTGTACTTTGAAGAGCCGGACTCTTCTGGTCACAAATTCGGGCCAGTGAGCAGCCAG GTGAAGGAGGCCTTGCGTAGGGTTGACGAGTTGATGGGAAAGCTGATGGATGGGCTGAAAAAGAGGAAGCTACACAAATGCGTAAACCTGGTCCTCCTGTCCGATCACG GAATGGAGGAGGCTACGTGTGATAAGGCTGTGTATGTCTCCAAGTACCAGAGCAACACAAATGATTTCACAGTCATTCCTGGGCCCGCCGCACGCATTAGGCCGAAGAAGCTTCCCGAAGAGTTTTTCAGTT TCGACTACGAAGGGCTGGTGAAGAACTTGTCG TGCAGAGACCCTGACCAGCCCATGAGGCCCTTCCTTAAAGAGCATCTCCCCAAGCGGCTGCACTTCGCCAACAACGTCAGGATCGAGAGGGGCCATCTGTACATGAAGTCGCAGTGGCAGGCGGCACT GACATCATCTGACGTCAAGTACTGCAAAGGCGGGTTCCACGGCTCTGACAACGTTTTCAGAAACATGCAG tcagTATTCATTGGCTATGGACCAGGCTTCAACTCCAAGATGGTTGTGCCACCTTTTGAAAATATTGAAGTGTACAACCTGTTGTGTG ATTTATTGGACATTACTCCTGCCCCCAACAATGGTACCCATGGCAGCCTGAACCACATCCTCAGGAGACCTGTCTACAGCCCGGTGTTCCCCGCCGAACAGTCCCCGCCCTCCCCCTGTGTCGCAGGTGGGCCCTTGGTGACCGACACTCTAGGCTGCGGGTGTAGCTCTCTTTCCAAAGTGCAG GAGGAGGAAATGAACCGGCAGCTGAGTTCCAGTAAGTAAA CGGCAAAGCCACTTCACTCTCCATACGGAATTCCAAGAGTCCTACAAAAGAACGCAAACAACTGCATCTTGTATCACTCCCAGTACATCAGCGGGTacagcagagacacactcaTGCCACTCTGGGTGGCGTACACAATTCCCCCTCTG AACGGCGTTCCCCCCTTGCGTCCGGAGACCGAGGGCTGTGTCCGCGCCGACGTGCGGATCCCGGCAACAGCGAGCCAGACCTGCCGCAGATACAAAAACGACACCTCGCTGTCCTTCGGCTTCCTGCACCCTCCTA ATCTGGGATCAAGTGACAAGGAGTCAGAATCATTAATAACAAGTAACCTGGCACCAATGTTTCCTGCCTTCAAAG CTGTTTGGACTCACGTCCATGACGTGCTTCTGGTGAAGTATTCACAAGAGCGAAATGGAGTCAATGTCATGAGCGGGCCCGTATTTGATCGAAACTACGATGGCAACTACGACGTGATGGGCACAGCCAAACA AAACGAGGCCCCTGTTCCTACACACTTCTTTGTGATCCTGACCAGCTGTAAGAACGCCTCCTTATCTCCCAATGAGTGCAAGGGACCTCTGGAGGCCACATCCTACATCCTGCCCCACCGGCCAGACACCACAGAGACCTGTGCT AGCGGGTCAGACTTCCAGTGGGTCCCGGAGTGGATGCAGTTCCATGTGGCTCGGGTTCGGGACATTGAACTTCTAACGGGACTAAGCTTCTACCATGACCGGCTATCGGTCCCTGAGACATTACAGCTAAAGACATTTTTGCAGACTTTCTAA
- the sytl3 gene encoding synaptotagmin-like protein 3 has protein sequence MDLGVLEVLEREKVLEVLQRDKILRSLEEERIRKMKLELQEIRRKGAKSFSRQYSERTCARCQRPLGKFWNCGAVCHGCSHRICNKCRINVTAQEWKCTVCHAYREVKIKSGEWFLEEKAKKFTADTDRYETTGEKLLKSYQRLSTISIVPPTPPPFTEGPSSGRSGGLYSSRPFTKSMENLFVSLTTHIKKISKSQNDMTADPGLLTADYGGIPSMERRSQSDTAINRPFSLTKAPSLPDLFKRAKSDDEEVQQMAEVCTDEDISPGADYHQEKRGSISSVCTELAIFDHNSSVTGEIELALVYNFTASCLEITVNACKNLVYGDEKRKKCHPCVKIYLLPDKSSNRKLKTTVKKNTTDPVFNETLRYNIELPLLASRTLQASVWHSATLRKKVFLGEVLIPLHEWKFKDYSTQSPSWYPLCPKPGITEGCPEEQYNGTLLIKAKFTPLSQLSRAANPQREEVRVGHLSILVTGVTNLTVSKSSGTLNTFVKGCLSLPGGREVAMRTLPQRRKSGSQWNHQLVFSEVPDASLLGSCLDLDLWDHASFSLAHRLLGVAKLEGASSWQRLLQTPNTWYDFTLPMQASASTKKT, from the exons ATGGATCTCGGTGTCCTGGAAgttctggagagagagaaggttcTGGAAGTCCTTCAGAGGGATAAAATCCTGCGTTCCTTGGAAGAAGAGAGgatcag GAAAATGAAGCTGGAGTTGCAGGAGATCCGACGGAAGGGCGCGAAGAGTTTTTCCCGCCAGTACAGCGAAAGGACGTGCGCTCGGTGCCAGAGGCCGCTGGGGAAGTTCTGGAACTGCGGCGCCGTCTGCCACGGCTGCAGCCACCGCATCTGTAACAAGTGCCGCATCAACGTCACCGCCCAGGAGTGGAAGTGCACCGTGTGCCACGCCTACAG GGAAGTAAAGATAAAATCCGGAGAGTGGTTTCTGGAAGAGAAAGCAAAGAAGTTCACAGCTGATAcag ACAGATATGAGACTACTGGGGAAAAACTTTTAAAATCCTATCAAAGGTTGAG cactATCTCCATCGTCCCTCCAACTCCTCCCCCTTTTACTGAAGGTCCATCCTCTGGCCGTTCAGGG gggcTGTATTCGTCTAGGCCTTTCACAAAATCTATGGAAAACCTGTTTGTGTCTTTGacaacacacataaaaa AAATCTCCAAGTCACAGAACGACATGACAGCGGATCCGGGCCTGCTGACCGCCGACTACGGCGGGATCCCGAGCATGGAGCGCCGCAGCCAGTCCGATACCGCCATCAACAGGCCGTTCAGT CTGACCAAAGCCCCCAGCCTGCCAGACCTGTTCAAACGAGCCAAGAGCGACGATGAGGAGGTGCAGCAAATGGCTGAGGTCTGCACCGATGAGGACATATCTCCAGGTGCAGACTACCATCAGGAGAAGAGG GGCAGCATCAGCAGCGTTTGCACAGAGTTGGCGATCTTTGACCACAACAGCAGCGTGACCGGGGAGATCGAGCTTGCCCTGGTCTACAACTTCACAGCGTCATGCTTGGAAATCACAGTTAACGCCTGTAAAAACCTGGTGTACGGGGATGAGAAGCGGAAGAAGTGCCATCC ATGCGTCAAGATCTATCTGCTACCAGACAAGTCCTCAAACAGGAAACTAAAAACAACGGTCAAGAAGAACACGACAGATCCTGTTTTTAATGAGACCTTAAGG TACAACAtagagctccccctgctggccagcaGAACCCTGCAGGCCTCAGTGTGGCACTCAGCAACGCTGAGGAAGAAGGTGTTCCTGGGAGAGGTCCTTATTCCCCTGCATGAGTGGAAATTCAAGGATTACTCCACACAGAGCCCCAGCTGGTACCCGCTGTGCCCCAAG CCTGGGATCACAGAAGGGTGCCCTGAGGAACAGTACAATGGCACTTTGCTGATTAAAGCCAAGTTCACACCACTGTCGCAGCTGTCCAGAGCTGCAAACCCCCAGAGAGAAG AAGTCCGTGTGGGCCACCTGAGCATTTTGGTCACCGGAGTCACCAACCTGACGGTTTCAAAATCTTCCGGAACTCTAAACACATTTGTGAAAGG atgtctctctctgccaggagGCCGAGAGGTGGCCATGAGGACGCTGCCCCAGAGGAGGAAGTCCGGCTCCCAGTGGAACCACCAGCTGGTGTTCAGTGAGGTTCCCGATGCCAGTCTACTGGGGTCCTGTCTGGATCTGGATCTGTGGGACCACGCCTCCTTTAGCTTGGCACACCGCTTACTGGGTGTAGCTAAACTGGAGGGAG CGTCATCCTGGCAGCGGTTGCTTCAGACGCCGAACACATGGTACGACTTCACTCTGCCCATGCAAGCCAGCGCCAGCACGAAGAAGACATGA